A window of bacterium genomic DNA:
AGTTAAGATAATCAAACATTAATTCTGTGATTGCGGATAATAAATTTTTAGCCACTTGAATCTTTTTTAGACGGGGAATATCCAATTTAAGTAATTGATTTATTAGACTGTTAAGACTACCTGTTAGCATTATCCCATCTTTAATCTGATGTCCAGAACAAATTACTCCTCCTTGACTTGAGCTGAATTGTAATTTATCATTATTAATTAAGTTATGGCATAAAAGGCAAGTTTCGCCAAAGTGTGGTTTTAATCCTGCAATGGTCATTATTTTTAAGGTAAAAGCAGGTATTATCATTTCATTTTGTTCGTCTTTTAGCCAGGTGAGTGTTTGTAAGATAAGGGAAAATAATAATGGGTCTTTTTCTCTGCCTGCCACTAATGTATCTACCAACTCAATAATAAAAGAGCCCGTTGTAATTTTACTCAAATCCTCGCGGATTTCCTTAAATGAGTGAATAATCTGTGCCTGGGTAATAATATCAAGGTCTTTACCTTCTTTTCCATAAAGCAGGTAATCAGCGCAGGTAAAAATCTCAACACTACTCCCAAATTTACTGGTTGTTTTGCG
This region includes:
- the recO gene encoding DNA repair protein RecO, which codes for MPLYATKGIVLRNQDLGEADKIITLFTEKFGKLKGVAKGVRKTTSKFGSSVEIFTCADYLLYGKEGKDLDIITQAQIIHSFKEIREDLSKITTGSFIIELVDTLVAGREKDPLLFSLILQTLTWLKDEQNEMIIPAFTLKIMTIAGLKPHFGETCLLCHNLINNDKLQFSSSQGGVICSGHQIKDGIMLTGSLNSLINQLLKLDIPRLKKIQVAKNLLSAITELMFDYLNYHLHKPLKSMNTLK